CTCCCGCACCGCCGGATAAATTTTGTCCATGTCATCTCGCTGGACACAGGGACACTCTCTGCTGCTATGTCCGCCAAAGCAGCCTTTACAGCCGTGGATGCTCATGCCATCCAGGAAAAATTCTGTTACAGTATGACCGGCACTTTCCGCGCCGTCGGTAAACGCTTTAACCAGCGCGGAGGTGTTTCTGTTTCTGCGGGGACTGCCATTGAGAATGACAATTTTCTTGGGCATGGTGTTTTTCCTCCTTAAAACTTCTCTGCCAGAGCCGCCGCCTGTTTACAGCCGTCTGTCTTAGCAATATCACCGACATTCAGCACGCCCGGAACCAGAACCTCGCCCACCATCTTCCACTTCATCAGTGCGGCAGAGCGTTCTATGGGGACGCCCACACCGTCAAAGACGGACATATCATCTTCTTCACAGCAGGCAATCACAGCACACTCCTTGCCCGCAGTATCCTTGCCGCCCACCACAAAAGAGAACAGGCGGTCAATGACGCCCTTAATCTGTGCGGGGATGGAATACCAGTAGACGGGCATGGAGAAAACCACTGCGTCGGCCTCCAGAATAGCGGGGGTAATCGCGTTGAAGTCGTCGTCAAAGGAGCAGGCTTTTCCAGTCTTAAAGCAGGTTTCGCAAGCCCGACAGCCGCACACATTTTTCAGCGCGGCGGGAAACAGGCAGGAAGAACGGGCGCAAAGCGCATGCGGACGGTTAGAAGTCCTTTCCGTGGGTAAGTAGTATAAAACCCTTACCCTGTGGATTTTCGCGTCTGTAATGCCTTAAAAGTCAAGCCTTTTCAAGCCCTATTGCGTAACACTCCATTCTGTTCTTTGGGAGAGGTCGGGGGCGCGGGGGCAGAGCCACTGCAAAACCTACCGATAGTCACAGCAGTAGTGCAGACGGTCTGGATAGGCGGAACGGGGCAAAGTGCAGATTGCTTTTCGTAATTGGGTATGGTATAGTTTTCCCAGTACAAACCGATAAATCGGGATTTGCAGATGAATTTCTTGAACTTTCCTTATTTTTCAAGGCTTTTAGAGCCTTATATAGTGAATTGATATGTATTTTCCCTTGTTTTTGCCCTTATGGGTATTTTACAAGGGAAAGTTTTTGTGAAATGTACTTAATCGTTGCCTGCCACTTTATCTAAGAGCCTTGCGGAAGTCCGCTTTGCTTCCCTTGTGGCATGGGCATACACATTCATTGTGGTACTTACGTCAGAGTGTCCCAAGAGTTCCTGCACGTCCTTCGGCGCTGCGCCGTTTGACAGCAGATTGCTTGTATAAGTATGGCGGAGCTGGTGGAAGTGAAAGCCCTCAAACCCGTCCAGTTTCTTTGCCAGTGTCCGGCAGACGATACTCAATGTACTCGGTGTTTCAAGGCAGCCGTCCGGTCTTAAACATACAAATGAAATCTCGTTGTAATCCGCCGGAATGTCCTGCGTGCTCTCCAAGTTGTAATACTCATAGTAAACCCTGTTTTTATCCTGCACTTCCTTGTAGTAGTTGCGGTGGTACAGTTCCCCGTACTGCATCAGATTTTTAAGCTGTTCTTTCCTTGCTTTTCTCAGTATGGCGGTAAGTGTGTCCCCAAAATCTACCGTCCGCACTTTCTTACGTTTAGTCGGTCCGATAATCGTTTTGTGCTTTGCGCCGTCATAGCGGACGCTCCGCTTTACCTTAAGATACTGTTCCTCAAGGTTGATGTCCTGCCAAGTCAGCCCGCATACCTCGCCGATCCTAAGCCCTGCATAGTAGGCTATCTGTATCGGCAGAACTGCAGAGACATTTTTCTTTTCAAGATAAGCGATAAGTTTCTCATAGTCATCATGGGAAATAGGCTGCGTGCCTGACTGTCCCATATCTTCCTCTGAAAACAAATCCACTTCCTCTGCCTTTCGTTTCAGCTTGATGTACTGCATTGGATTGAACGTAATCAGTTGTTTTGGGAATACCGCAAAACGGAACGACTGCTGTAAAACCGCTGAGAAAGAGTGGATATAGTCTTTGCTCAATCCTTTTTTGACTTTTCCGTCTGGATAAGTCCCTCCGAAAGTAAGCAGGTCAAGGAATGTCTGCAAATGCTCCGCTGTTACGGTTTTTAATCTACGGTCAGCAACAGGGTGTTTCTTAATGCACCGTATCGCACCGAGATAATTTTCCACCGTACCGTTGCTAAGCGTGCCGACTTTCAATTCTTCCTCCGCCCAAATATCGAGCAGTTCCCCAAGCGTGATGTTGTCAGCCTTTGCAATGAATTTCTTTTCCTCGTAATCCTCCATTGCCTGCCGTAACAGCTTTTCCGTCTCGCTCTTGCTTTCCGTACCCGTAAACTCTTTCTGTACCAAGTTGCCGCTTGCGTCCTCCACATAGAAGCGGTAGTACCATTTCTTTCCTTTTTTTCTTACAGAACCTTTTGCCATAATCCGTTCTCCTTTCGATAACGGGCAATCGGAACTGATGAAATGCTTTCTGCGTGTAAGTATATCATGACTCCGATTGCTTTACTATACCGATTCGGATTCTTCCCCCGATACCATAGAAAGAAGATTTGCAAGCTTTACGGTGGCTGTTTCAGGATTTTTGGAATAGATCCTCACAATATCGCCCATATCATTAAACATGTTTACGGTGTGGGTGATTTCCCGAAGGAACATAATCTCGTTATATTCCTTATTCGATTCAAACCCCATTGTCCGGGCGAGTGCGGCATTTTCCGCATTGTCCTTGAAATTCTTACAGGCAAACCGGAAAGAATCCACGAACAGTTCATACTCCCTCAACATCAGCAGCAGTAAATCCTTTGTAAAGTCCGACTCTGCCTGTTCCATGTCAAACGGCAGCTTTGCGAGAATGGAGGACATCACATCACGAATGAATAATTCCCTTTTATCCGTAATGTTTGTTTCGTATTCTTCTGTTTCCCCTTTTAACCACTCCACAGATACATGAAGTGCTTCTGACAGACCTTCCAAGACCAGCTTCTTTGTGTTGTCGATTGTCCCTGCCTCGTAGCGCACGATTGTGGAAGTGGCTACCCCCATCTTCTCTGCGACATAAGGCTGGTTCAGTCCTAACTCCACCCTCCGTTGTTTTGCCCTGCTACCGATCAGCCTGCGCAATTCTTTATCTTTCATATTGATACGCCTCCTTTGTCGGTATGTTTATACTATACCACACCACACACAATAATGCAATATGCAACTTAAAAATAATTTTTATATTATCATAATGCTTGACAAAGGAATATAAAAGCAGTATAGTATCAGTACACGAAAAATTGCGTAATGCAATTCAAAAGGAGGGAAGTTGATGACAGAAACGAAGATTGCAATGACAATCGAGGAAGCATCCGAGTATACGGGAATCGGCAGGAATACCATGAGAAACCTTGTGGAATGGGGAAAGCTGCCGGTCTTAAAAGTCGGGCGAAAGGTACTTATCAAAAGCGATATTTTGGAAAAGTTCATGGAAGTGAACGAGGGAAAGAACCTGCGGGATAAGGGCGATGTAAAAGCGGTAACAAGAAAATCAGCAGTATAAAAGGCGGCTTCTTACGAAACCGCCTCAGGTATGTATCAGACCGAAGCCATGATATACCTACACGCAAATAGATTATATCATGTGCTTCCTTTTGGTACAAGCGGAAATTTGGGGGAATGGCAAAAACAAGTTGAAAAAATAAGTTCATTTTGGAAAACCAACTTAAAAAATCAACTGATTTTGGTATGTTCAGTTGAAAAAGTCAACTGATGTTTCGGGAGGTATTTTCAATGTGATGTAAGATGGCTGCAAAAAGTCAACTGATATTTCTGATTGCACTTTCTACTATCATGGTTGTACTTTTTACTATCATAAGCGACAGCACTTTTTGCTATCATAGTGACATCATTTTGGGCATGATGATAGTATTTTTTGCTATCATAGAGGCTGATTTTACCGGCATAATCCGAACAGTTTCAAGGGAGATTCTCTTCTCTTAAAGCCCTCGGCGTTTGAGAGCGAAATACACCCATTGCACAAACTGCGTTTATGCAATGGGGATTTCGCCCTTGCAGGGGGCAAATTCACGCTAGCGTGAATTACAAATGCTGACGCATTTGTGATTACCGCTATAAGGCGGATATGTTCGCAAACGTGCCGCCTATGCTGCCGCTCACAATCTGTCATGCCGACACTGCTGCTATCCCCGTTGCCATTTGCAGGAGGGAGGACAAAGCACAATACAGAGACATTCATTTATCCGCATGAGCAAGCTGCCCGATGTCAGGGGCAGGATCACTTATATATCCAGCCATGCGAAACAGGAAAACCTGTATGCGGTCTATGAAACGACAGACCGCCGCTATTGGACGGAGCTTGCGAAATGCAACCGGCAGGAATTTGAAAAAAGCGGCACAGAGGGAATGTGCATTGAGGCGAGGGAATTTATCATTGCCCTGCCCGAATCATTCCCTAATCTTTATGAGCCAAACAAGCTGTTGCAGCTTTTTACAGATCGCTTCAAAGAAAAATATGGCGTGGAGTGCGTATCAGCACTGCACCATAACAAACGAAAGACAAATTACCATATCCATCTTATTTTTTCTGAACGGGAACTGTTGCCCGAACCCATAGAAAAAACCGCGACACGCAATATGTTCTATGACGAAAACGGGAGACATGTCCGAACCAAGAAAGAGATACTCGGCGAAAACGGAAATGTCCGCAAAGGCTGTAAAATCGTGAAGAAAGGAGAAGTCTATGAGCGAAGTCTTTTTACCGCCAAGAGTAAGCTGTTCAAGCAGGAAAATTTTGTTGACGAGATAAAGCATTTCTATACCGACCTTATCAATCTTCTTGTAAAAGACGACAAAGAAAAACTTCATGTGTTCGACAGCAGCGGATTGTATCTTGCCACCAAGAAGATAGGGAAAAACAACCCGAAAGCGGAACAGATACAGACCGATAACGAAATGCGTATGCGTTGGAACAGGGAAGTTGACAGGGCAATTGTCAGCGGCGTTCCCGAAACAGAGATACGACAGATAAAGAAAAAATATATCACTGACCGCATCAGAGAATCGGTTGATATATTCGGCAGCCAGCCGGAACGTCTTGGAAGTATTATTATGACCGCTGTTACGGCGTTGGCATTGCTGATTTCTAAAGTATTGGATAAGGCAAGGGAACTGTCAGCAAAGTTATTTGAGAAAGAAACGATACAGCCGGTTGCAGAGCCAAACGAGAGAAGAACGACACAAGTAATACCGCAGACTGATAAAATACCAATGCAGGAAAAAATCACTCATAAAGAACCGACTGCTAATCCATCATCACAGAAACAGGAGTTGCAGGCAAAAACACAGACAACAGAACAGGAAAAACCTAAAATTCCACCAAAGCCTGTTATGTCCGCTGAAGCCACCGCATATCCAAAGCTGCTGAAAATTTATAAGGAATTAAACCGCCAAAACGGAATTATCTTTGATGCGGAGAGGGAACGCAATGAGTTGGAACTGGAGCGTGACAGCCTGAAAGGATTTGCGAAATTGACAAAGAAGGGGGAACTGCAAAGCAGGATTGAGCGCAAAAATGAGGAAATAGACCTTCTCAAAATTGGTTTGTCGGGGATAGTCAAGCGATATGGATTCCAGACGGTGCATGATTTCTACAAAGTCTTTTCTGTCTCTAAAACTGCTAATGCCGAATATCGGGACAAGGTGGATAAATGGGAAGAACAATACGGGGAAAAAGTACAAAAGAAGGAAGAAAGCATATCCAAACGGTTACGGAATTATCAAAGGGAAAATGCAGACAGACAAACAAAACAGATTTCAAAAAGCAGAAACAGAGGGGCAAGATGACATGCCCCTCTAAAATTTTATTAAGATATTTTTGGCTTGTAAAAACTTTACATCTATTTTATAATGCCGCGATATTGGATTTGATTTTTGTCATGTATGATATAGCTGTCACTTCAAGAAACAATAAAAAGCAAAGGAGATTCAAAAAATGAAAACATCAAAAAAATTCTTGGCATTTGCCCTTGTGAGTGTTCTAATGCTGTCTGCATTAACGGGGTGCAGTAATAAGAACGAGGGAGATTCCGGCAAGTTTGACACGGCAAGAGAGATCAATGTACTTACCCGCGAAGATGGTTCGGGGACACGCGGCGCGTTCATAGAGCTGTTTGGAATCGAGCAGAAAAATGAAGCGGGAGAAAAAATTGACTATACAACAGACACCGCCGCCGTTACAAATTCTACGTCTGTTATGATGACAACGGTTGCCGGGGATTTATACTCTATCGGATATATTTCTCTTGGCTCCATGAATGATACTGTAAAAGCGATTCAGATCGACGGCTGCGAAGCAACGATTGAAAATATTAAAAACGGTACTTATGAGATTGCACGTCCCTTTAACATTGCAACAAAAGACGGTTTGAGCGACACGGCGCAGGATTTTATCGACTTCATTATGAGTGCGGACGGTCAAGCGGTGATTGAAGAAAATGGATATATTTCTGTATCTGACGCGGGAAGTTACAGCGGGGAAATGGATTCGGGCAAAATTATTGTAGCGGGTTCCAGCTCTGTCACCCCGGTTATGGAAAAGCTCAAAGAAGCCTATCTTGAGAGAAATCCGGGCGTTACGATTGAGATACAGCAAAGTGATTCTTCTACTGGTATGTCTGACACAATAGACGGAACCTGCGATATAGGCATGGCTTCCCGTGAGCTGAAAGATTCCGAAATGGAAAAAGGACTGACCGCTACCGTAATTGCAATGGACGGTATTACAGTGATTGTTAATAATGACTGTCCCATAAATAACCTTACAAGCGAACAGGTAAAAGATATTTTCATGGGTAATGCGGCTCGTTGGAGTGAAATATCACAGTAGGATTTTAAGGGGCTGCGGTAAGAAAGCCGCCGCCCCTTTTCAATAAGGAGCATGATTATGAAGAATATAAAAGAAAAAGTGATGAAACTGCTTTTTTTCTTGACAGCCCTTGTTTCCATAGCAGCGGTAATTCTAATCTGCATATTCCTGTTTGCAAGCGGTATCCCTGCAATAAAAGAAATAGGCGTTTTCAAATTTTTGCTGGGTACAAGCTGGAAACCTGCAAATAATCTCTATGGGATTCTCCCTATGATCGTCGGCTCTTTCTATGTAACTGCCGGAGCATTGATTATTGGCGTACCGATTGGAATATTGACAGCGGTATTCATGGCAAGATTTGCTCCGAGAAGTATCTATGCGCCTTTGAAAGCTGCTGTTAATCTAATGGCGGGGATTCCGTCGGTTGTGTACGGTTTTTTTGGATTGGTAGTCTTAGTGCCTTTTATCCGGGAAGCCTTTGGCGGGCGCGGTATGAGTGTTCTTACTGCTTCTGTCCTGCTGGGGCTGATGATTTTACCTACCATTATCAGCGTTTCGGAAACTTCAATCCGGGCTGTCCCGGAAAGTTACTATGAGGGAGGGCTTGCTCTTGGAGCTTCCCATGAAAGAAGTGTATTTTTTACGGTTCTTCCCGCAGCAAAGAGCGGTATTTTTGCAGGGGTTGTATTAGGGATTGGGCGGGCAGTCGGTGAAACAATGGCGGTTATGATGGTTGCCGGAAATCAAGCGGTTATCCCGGACAGTATGCTTTCTGGCGTTCGGACACTGACCACAAACATTGTATTGGAAATGGGATATTCTACGGATTTACACCGTGAAGCGTTAATTGGTACGGCTGTTGTTCTGTTTGTTTTCATTCTCATTATCAATCTGTCCCTCTCCCTGTTCAAAAGGAGGGTGAAATAAATGGTTGGGAAATTGAAACGGAAATGGTGCGCATACAGACGCGACCCTAAATCTTTTGTTCTCTTTCTTTCTGTATGCCTTGCAGCATTGATTACAATACTTGCGCTTATTTTTATTATTGCATATATATTGATAAAAGGGATTCCAAATTTAACGCCGGATTTATTTGACAGCAAATATACAACAGAAAACGTGTCCCTGCTTCCAGCACTTATCAATACACTGTTCATTATGCTGCTTTCTCTGCTGTTTGCGGTTCCCGTAGGAATTGGTGCAGCAATTTATCTGACAGAGTACGCAAGACGGGGAAATAAACTGGTTCATATCGTAGGTATTACCGCTGAAACATTGTCCGGGATTCCGTCAATCGTTTATGGGCTGTTCGGTTCCCTGTTCTTTGTAAAATATCTTGGGCTGGGGTTGTCTTTGCTGTCCGGGGCTTTGACTTTGAGCATTATGATTTTGCCACTTATTATGCGGACAACAGAAGAAGCCTTGCGAAGCGTTCCAGACAGTTACCGTGAGGGCAGCTTTGGGCTTGGAGCCGGAAAGCTACGAACCGTATTCTCTATTGTCCTGCCCTGCGCCGTTCCGGGTATTTTGTCCGGCGTTATTCTTGGAATCGGGCGTATCGTCGGGGAATCGGCGGCACTGATCTTTACTGCCGGAACCGTTGCAGAAATAGCAACAAGCATTTTTTCGTCGGCAAGAACTTTATCCGTCCATATGTATTCTATTTCGGGCGAGGGACTGTATATCAAGCAGACTTACGCAACTGCGGTTGTATTATTGGTTGTTGTCATTCTGATAAATGCACTTTCCGGATTTGTAGCAAAAAAGATAGGAGGTAAAAATACAGATGGATAAGATCATGGTTGAGGATTTGGATTTATTCTACGGAAACTTTCAAGCCTTGAAAAAAATAAATGTGGCGTTTAAGGAACACGAAATTACCGCACTGATCGGACCGTCGGGCTGCGGTAAATCGACATTATTAAAAACATTGAACCGAATGAATGACTTGGTGGAGGGCTGCCACATCAAAGGGACTATCCGTTTAGACGGTGAAGATATTTATGGAAATATGGATATTAACCTACTGCGTAAACGTGTGGGAATGGTATTTCAAAAACCGAATCCGTTCCCTATGAGCATTTATGACAATGTTGCCTTTGGAGCAAGGACACATGGTATCCGTTCTAAAGCTGCGCTGGACGAAATTGTAGAGCGTTCCTTAAAGGGGGCGGCAATTTGGGACGAGGTAAAAGACAGGCTGAAAAAATCTGCGCTTGGTATGTCGGGCGGTCAACAGCAGCGTCTTTGCATTGCCCGCGCTTTGGCAGTGGAGCCGGAAGTTTTGCTGATGGACGAACCGACCAGCGCACTTGACCCTATTTCTACGGCAAAGGTAGAGGAACTTGCCGCAGAATTAAAAAAGGACTATACCATTGTCATTGTGACACATAATATGCAACAAGCACTCCGAATTTCCGACAGGACAGCGTTTTTCCTGCTTGGGGAAATGGTGGAGTTTGGAGAAACAGAAAAATTATTCTCCATGCCGCAGGACAAGCGGACAGAGGATTATATTACGGGGAGGTTTGGATAATGCGCCTAAAATTTGATGAACAGTTAGATTTATTAAATAAAGAGTTGATTACAATGGGGGCTTTTTGTGAAAATGCGATTGCTATGTCCGCTAAAGCTCTGACAGAGGGGAATCCCGCGCTTGCAAAGGCTGTTCCCGATCTCTCTGTTCAGATAGACCACAAGGAGCGTGAAATTGAAACTATGTGTCTAAAGCTGCTCTTACAGCAGCAGCCCGTGGCAAAAGATTTGAGGGTTGTATCGTCCGCGCTAAAAATGGTGACAGATATGGCAAGAATCGGAGATCAATCCGCAGACATAGCGGAAATTATCACATTAGCCAATATCCACGCCACCGACGACACACAAGTTATCCATGATATGTCGGTTGCTGTCATTAAAATGGTAACGGACAGTATTGACGCTTTTGTGAAAAAGGATATGCAGATAGCGAAAGCCGTGATAGATTATGATGATGTGGTGGATTCCTATTTCGATAAGGTGAAGAAAATGTTGATTGAACTTTTCAGCAAGCCCGAAACAGACGGTGAGTATGCCATAGACCTGTTAATGATTGCAAAATATTTTGAACGTATCGGAGATCATGCGGTCAATATTGCAAAATGGGTTCTGTTCTCAATCACAGGGAACAAAGAGGGGTGAACATACCGCCATTGATGAAATATAGGTAATATGGTATGATTGAGTTCGGAATATTGCCACAGGAAAGAAAGGAGCAGATTTATATGATTTATTGTGTCGAGGACGACAGCTCTATCCGTGATCTGATGATATACACATTAAATTCTGCCGGATTTAAAGCAAAAGGTTTTGACTGCGCGGACAGCCTTTTTGAAACTTTGCAGACAGAAAAACCCCAGCTTATTATGCTTGATATAATGCTTCCCGGCGAAGATGGCATTTCCATATTGAAAAAACTGCGTATGCAGCCGGCAACAGAGGACGTTCCTGTTATTATGGCAACAGCCAAAGGAACCGAATACGACAAAGTAACCGGGCTTGACTTGGGAGCTGATGATTACCTTGCAAAGCCGTTTGGCATGATGGAAATGATTTCCCGTGTGAAAGCGGTATTGCGCCGTACAAGCCCGAAAGAAGAAACAAAAAAGCTAAAAATTGGAAATTTAGAATTGAATTTGGAAACATATATTGTACTTGTAAACAACGAACGGGTTCAGTTGACACTGAAAGAACATAAGCTGCTCCATACTTTTATGGAAAACCCCGGACGGGTGTTTACACGCGATCAGCTTCTTGAAATGATATGGGGCATTGACTACATAGGCGAAACCCGAACCGTAGATGTTCACATTGGAACACTCCGAACAAAATTAGGCGAATGTGGGAGCTATATTGAAACGGTACGGGGAGTTGGGTATCGAATGGAGGGGGAAGTATGACGAAACGAATTTTTCGTTCAATCTGCCTTGTCGCATTGGCTGTTTTTTTTGCGTCTGTTGTCCTGTTCATGGGTGTTCTGTATGAATACTTTTCAAATGTTGAACAGGCACAGCTAAAAATGCAGACAACCCTTGCCGCACAGGGCGTTACAAATGAGGGCGTTGATTATTTCCATGATTTGAAAGTCAAAAATTATCGTATATCGTGGATTGATGCAGAGGGAAATGTTGTTTTTGATAGTGCGTCTGATACTTCGGAAATGGAAAATCATTTAGAGCGGGAAGAAGTGCGGGAAGCCCTTTCTTCGGGCTATGGTGAAAGCAGACGGTATTCTGCTACTTTGATGGAGCGTTCGTTTTATTCCGCTCAGAAACTCAATGATGGTACCATATTACGGCTTTCCATATCTCAAAATTCTATATTGACGCTCCTTTTAGGCATGACACAGCCGATTTGCATTATATTTGTGATCGCGCTGATTCTTTCTATTGTTTTGGCGATTCAAGTTTCAAAAAAAATAGTAAAGCCATTAAATGAAATTGATCTTGATAATCCGTTGTCAAATGAGGGCTATGATGAGCTTTCCCCTTTTTTACGGCGTATTGACAGCCAGCAAAAACAGCTGCGGGGACAGAAAGCCGAACTTCTCCAAAAAGAGAATGAATTAAATACGATTATCGGCAGCATGAATGAAGGCATGATTCTCCTAAATCAAAAAGGAAAAATTATCAGTATAAACCCTGCGGCAAGAAAACTGTTAGACGCTGACACAGACTGTATCGGTTCTGATATGCTGTCCTTGTGCCGTAATCTTGAATTGCAGGAAATCCTTACGAAAGCCCTGCAAGGGGAACGGGGCGAGAACATTATCCGGCTGTATGGAGAAAGCTATCAAATTGACGCCGATCCGATCACTTCTGAAAATATTGTGAAAGGAGCTGCACTTTTCTTTTTCAATGTGACGGAAAAAGAAAAAGCGGAACAGATACGCCGAGAATTTACCGCTAATGTGTCCCATGAATTAAAAACCCCGCTTCACTCCATTTCCGGGTATGCGGAGCTTTTGAAAAACGATATGGTAAAGGAAAACGATAAAATACCTTTTGCCGGAAAGATTTATGATGAAGCCGGACGTATGATACGGCTTGTAGAGGACATTATCAGTCTTTCGCACCTTGACGAAGGCGCGGGCGATATGCAGAGGGAAAATATCGACTTATACGCATTGGCAGAAAAGGCGGTACAGAGCTTAGAGCCACAGGCAAATACCTTATGTGTCACAT
The sequence above is a segment of the Lachnospiraceae bacterium JLR.KK008 genome. Coding sequences within it:
- a CDS encoding MobA/MobL family protein, with the translated sequence MSKLPDVRGRITYISSHAKQENLYAVYETTDRRYWTELAKCNRQEFEKSGTEGMCIEAREFIIALPESFPNLYEPNKLLQLFTDRFKEKYGVECVSALHHNKRKTNYHIHLIFSERELLPEPIEKTATRNMFYDENGRHVRTKKEILGENGNVRKGCKIVKKGEVYERSLFTAKSKLFKQENFVDEIKHFYTDLINLLVKDDKEKLHVFDSSGLYLATKKIGKNNPKAEQIQTDNEMRMRWNREVDRAIVSGVPETEIRQIKKKYITDRIRESVDIFGSQPERLGSIIMTAVTALALLISKVLDKARELSAKLFEKETIQPVAEPNERRTTQVIPQTDKIPMQEKITHKEPTANPSSQKQELQAKTQTTEQEKPKIPPKPVMSAEATAYPKLLKIYKELNRQNGIIFDAERERNELELERDSLKGFAKLTKKGELQSRIERKNEEIDLLKIGLSGIVKRYGFQTVHDFYKVFSVSKTANAEYRDKVDKWEEQYGEKVQKKEESISKRLRNYQRENADRQTKQISKSRNRGAR
- a CDS encoding substrate-binding domain-containing protein, coding for MKTSKKFLAFALVSVLMLSALTGCSNKNEGDSGKFDTAREINVLTREDGSGTRGAFIELFGIEQKNEAGEKIDYTTDTAAVTNSTSVMMTTVAGDLYSIGYISLGSMNDTVKAIQIDGCEATIENIKNGTYEIARPFNIATKDGLSDTAQDFIDFIMSADGQAVIEENGYISVSDAGSYSGEMDSGKIIVAGSSSVTPVMEKLKEAYLERNPGVTIEIQQSDSSTGMSDTIDGTCDIGMASRELKDSEMEKGLTATVIAMDGITVIVNNDCPINNLTSEQVKDIFMGNAARWSEISQ
- the pstC gene encoding phosphate ABC transporter permease subunit PstC; protein product: MKNIKEKVMKLLFFLTALVSIAAVILICIFLFASGIPAIKEIGVFKFLLGTSWKPANNLYGILPMIVGSFYVTAGALIIGVPIGILTAVFMARFAPRSIYAPLKAAVNLMAGIPSVVYGFFGLVVLVPFIREAFGGRGMSVLTASVLLGLMILPTIISVSETSIRAVPESYYEGGLALGASHERSVFFTVLPAAKSGIFAGVVLGIGRAVGETMAVMMVAGNQAVIPDSMLSGVRTLTTNIVLEMGYSTDLHREALIGTAVVLFVFILIINLSLSLFKRRVK
- the pstB gene encoding phosphate ABC transporter ATP-binding protein PstB, producing the protein MDKIMVEDLDLFYGNFQALKKINVAFKEHEITALIGPSGCGKSTLLKTLNRMNDLVEGCHIKGTIRLDGEDIYGNMDINLLRKRVGMVFQKPNPFPMSIYDNVAFGARTHGIRSKAALDEIVERSLKGAAIWDEVKDRLKKSALGMSGGQQQRLCIARALAVEPEVLLMDEPTSALDPISTAKVEELAAELKKDYTIVIVTHNMQQALRISDRTAFFLLGEMVEFGETEKLFSMPQDKRTEDYITGRFG
- a CDS encoding response regulator transcription factor translates to MIYCVEDDSSIRDLMIYTLNSAGFKAKGFDCADSLFETLQTEKPQLIMLDIMLPGEDGISILKKLRMQPATEDVPVIMATAKGTEYDKVTGLDLGADDYLAKPFGMMEMISRVKAVLRRTSPKEETKKLKIGNLELNLETYIVLVNNERVQLTLKEHKLLHTFMENPGRVFTRDQLLEMIWGIDYIGETRTVDVHIGTLRTKLGECGSYIETVRGVGYRMEGEV
- a CDS encoding site-specific integrase, with the protein product MAKGSVRKKGKKWYYRFYVEDASGNLVQKEFTGTESKSETEKLLRQAMEDYEEKKFIAKADNITLGELLDIWAEEELKVGTLSNGTVENYLGAIRCIKKHPVADRRLKTVTAEHLQTFLDLLTFGGTYPDGKVKKGLSKDYIHSFSAVLQQSFRFAVFPKQLITFNPMQYIKLKRKAEEVDLFSEEDMGQSGTQPISHDDYEKLIAYLEKKNVSAVLPIQIAYYAGLRIGEVCGLTWQDINLEEQYLKVKRSVRYDGAKHKTIIGPTKRKKVRTVDFGDTLTAILRKARKEQLKNLMQYGELYHRNYYKEVQDKNRVYYEYYNLESTQDIPADYNEISFVCLRPDGCLETPSTLSIVCRTLAKKLDGFEGFHFHQLRHTYTSNLLSNGAAPKDVQELLGHSDVSTTMNVYAHATREAKRTSARLLDKVAGND
- a CDS encoding helix-turn-helix domain-containing protein; translated protein: MTETKIAMTIEEASEYTGIGRNTMRNLVEWGKLPVLKVGRKVLIKSDILEKFMEVNEGKNLRDKGDVKAVTRKSAV
- a CDS encoding flavodoxin family protein translates to MPKKIVILNGSPRRNRNTSALVKAFTDGAESAGHTVTEFFLDGMSIHGCKGCFGGHSSRECPCVQRDDMDKIYPAVRECNVIVLASPLYYWNMSGQIRTAIDRLFALEEGGTAIFCGDTAGLLLC
- the pstA gene encoding phosphate ABC transporter permease PstA, translated to MVGKLKRKWCAYRRDPKSFVLFLSVCLAALITILALIFIIAYILIKGIPNLTPDLFDSKYTTENVSLLPALINTLFIMLLSLLFAVPVGIGAAIYLTEYARRGNKLVHIVGITAETLSGIPSIVYGLFGSLFFVKYLGLGLSLLSGALTLSIMILPLIMRTTEEALRSVPDSYREGSFGLGAGKLRTVFSIVLPCAVPGILSGVILGIGRIVGESAALIFTAGTVAEIATSIFSSARTLSVHMYSISGEGLYIKQTYATAVVLLVVVILINALSGFVAKKIGGKNTDG
- a CDS encoding helix-turn-helix transcriptional regulator, whose protein sequence is MKDKELRRLIGSRAKQRRVELGLNQPYVAEKMGVATSTIVRYEAGTIDNTKKLVLEGLSEALHVSVEWLKGETEEYETNITDKRELFIRDVMSSILAKLPFDMEQAESDFTKDLLLLMLREYELFVDSFRFACKNFKDNAENAALARTMGFESNKEYNEIMFLREITHTVNMFNDMGDIVRIYSKNPETATVKLANLLSMVSGEESESV
- the phoU gene encoding phosphate signaling complex protein PhoU; protein product: MRLKFDEQLDLLNKELITMGAFCENAIAMSAKALTEGNPALAKAVPDLSVQIDHKEREIETMCLKLLLQQQPVAKDLRVVSSALKMVTDMARIGDQSADIAEIITLANIHATDDTQVIHDMSVAVIKMVTDSIDAFVKKDMQIAKAVIDYDDVVDSYFDKVKKMLIELFSKPETDGEYAIDLLMIAKYFERIGDHAVNIAKWVLFSITGNKEG